The sequence TTCAATATAGTCTTGTATGAACTGCCAGATCGTTTGGGCTGGGTAATTGGAGGGCTTTACTTAGTTTGTGGTGCTATGCGTTTGGCCCGTTTCAATGTGACTGCTGCTGAGTTGGAAAGAAAAGGTGTTCATAAGAATGATTTCGAGGGGTTGCCCATTCCCGCGGCGGCTGGGTTGATTGCTTCTATTACACTAACCTTGCTTACGCTTTATCAAAATGAGCAGTCGATTGGCTATTGGAAATATGTTCTGGCAGGCTTAATGGTCGTCATGAGTTTAATGATGTTCAGTGAGGTGAGATACCCTAGTTTTAAGGGCCTTAACCTCAAAACAAAGAGGACGATTCCCCGTTTTCTGGTAATTGTGCTGACATTGGGGGTCATTGGCTATTTCTGGCGCTATTCTCTGACCGTCATTTTTACCA comes from Verrucomicrobiota bacterium and encodes:
- the pssA gene encoding CDP-diacylglycerol--serine O-phosphatidyltransferase, whose protein sequence is MDDHRKVYILPNLMTAGNLICGFMAVLQIFEGTMLRRYVGEEWHVHYEYSLYFILLACVFDLLDGRMARMSGHMTPFGREFDSLADIVSFGVAPALLLFNIVLYELPDRLGWVIGGLYLVCGAMRLARFNVTAAELERKGVHKNDFEGLPIPAAAGLIASITLTLLTLYQNEQSIGYWKYVLAGLMVVMSLMMFSEVRYPSFKGLNLKTKRTIPRFLVIVLTLGVIGYFWRYSLTVIFTSYLIYGFVRPRITKRWRPDFDDEEENGESHVA